In Streptomyces sp. NBC_01381, a genomic segment contains:
- a CDS encoding NCS2 family permease: protein MPSSATSPVDASNEPPKPPQGGLDGYFKITERGSTLAREVRGGFATFFAMAYIIVLNPIILGSAKDMYGNQLDNGQLVTATALVAAFTTLLMGVIGNVPIALAAGLGVNTVVALQLAPRMSWPDAMGMVVLAGFVVMLLVATGLRERVMNAVPLGLRKGIAIGIGLFIMLIGLVDSGFVSRIPDAAHTTVPLQLGGDGHLTGWPVLVFILGALLTLSLLVRKVPGAILISIVVMTIVAMIIEAVATVPSWGLTTPEWPGNPVASPDFGLIGQISLFGGFGKVGMLTGILFVFTVLLSCFFDAMGTIMGVSDEAKLTDSKGNVPGMNKILFVDGIAVAAGGASSSSATTCFVESTAGVGEGARTGFANIVTGGLFTVALFLTPIATMVPSQAATPALLAVGFLIMSGSITQIDWSDYTIAIPAFLTMTMMPFTYSITNGIGIGFISFTVLRLAAGRGRSVPVAMYVVAAVFGFYYLMPALGLT from the coding sequence ATGCCTTCCTCGGCCACCTCCCCGGTCGACGCCAGCAATGAGCCGCCGAAGCCCCCGCAAGGCGGCCTCGACGGCTACTTCAAGATCACGGAGCGGGGCTCCACGCTGGCCAGGGAAGTCCGCGGCGGCTTCGCCACCTTCTTCGCGATGGCCTACATCATCGTGCTGAACCCGATCATCCTGGGCAGCGCGAAGGACATGTACGGCAACCAGCTCGACAACGGCCAACTGGTCACCGCGACGGCCCTGGTCGCCGCCTTCACCACGCTGCTCATGGGCGTCATCGGCAATGTCCCGATCGCGCTCGCCGCCGGCCTCGGCGTGAACACCGTCGTCGCCCTCCAGCTCGCGCCCCGCATGTCGTGGCCCGACGCGATGGGCATGGTCGTCCTCGCGGGCTTCGTCGTGATGCTGCTCGTCGCGACCGGCCTGCGCGAGCGCGTGATGAACGCCGTGCCGCTGGGCCTGCGCAAGGGCATCGCGATCGGTATCGGCCTCTTCATCATGTTGATCGGCCTCGTCGACTCCGGCTTCGTCTCCCGCATCCCGGACGCCGCGCACACCACGGTCCCGCTGCAGCTCGGCGGCGACGGCCACCTCACCGGCTGGCCGGTTCTCGTCTTCATCCTCGGCGCGCTGCTCACGCTCTCGCTGCTCGTCCGCAAGGTGCCGGGCGCGATCCTCATCAGCATCGTCGTCATGACGATCGTCGCGATGATCATCGAAGCCGTCGCGACGGTCCCCTCCTGGGGCCTGACGACGCCCGAGTGGCCCGGCAACCCGGTCGCGTCACCGGACTTCGGGCTCATCGGTCAGATCAGCCTGTTCGGCGGCTTCGGCAAGGTCGGCATGCTGACCGGCATCCTCTTCGTCTTCACCGTGCTGCTCTCGTGCTTCTTCGACGCCATGGGCACGATCATGGGCGTCAGCGACGAGGCCAAGCTGACCGACTCCAAGGGCAATGTGCCCGGCATGAACAAGATCCTGTTCGTCGACGGCATCGCCGTCGCCGCCGGCGGCGCCTCGTCCTCATCGGCCACCACGTGCTTCGTGGAGTCCACCGCGGGCGTCGGCGAGGGCGCGCGTACGGGCTTCGCCAACATCGTCACCGGCGGCCTCTTCACGGTCGCGCTCTTCCTCACGCCCATCGCGACGATGGTGCCGTCCCAGGCGGCCACGCCCGCGCTGCTCGCGGTCGGCTTCCTGATCATGTCCGGCTCGATCACACAGATCGACTGGAGCGACTACACCATCGCGATCCCGGCGTTCCTGACGATGACGATGATGCCGTTCACGTACTCGATCACGAACGGCATCGGCATCGGCTTCATCAGCTTCACCGTGCTGAGGCTGGCCGCAGGCCGTGGGCGTTCGGTGCCGGTCGCGATGTACGTCGTGGCGGCCGTGTTCGGCTTCTACTACCTGATGCCGGCGCTGGGTCTCACGTAA
- a CDS encoding Uma2 family endonuclease, producing the protein MTVVDTDRIEMAEIGDRNGLDALFKALGRDHFLEGYRVEIVGGAVFMTPQRNTHWQIIRRIVRALEDRFGMDVMVLSDVRIDFPGHQNGFCPDVAKLRDGAQWNHERGWQYKDVEFVAEVISKGTAENDYYAKKYAYATAGVPAYLIVDPYEGQCHLYTCPKEGDNGIDYASDLPFSFGYEVDLTCTPADLVLKTDDFPRD; encoded by the coding sequence ATGACCGTCGTAGACACCGACAGGATCGAAATGGCCGAGATCGGCGACAGGAACGGCTTGGACGCACTGTTCAAGGCGCTCGGGCGAGACCACTTCCTCGAAGGCTACCGAGTCGAGATCGTCGGGGGAGCCGTCTTCATGACGCCGCAGCGGAACACGCACTGGCAGATCATTCGCCGAATCGTCCGAGCCCTGGAGGACAGGTTCGGCATGGATGTGATGGTGCTCTCCGACGTGCGCATCGATTTCCCCGGACACCAGAACGGCTTCTGCCCGGACGTGGCGAAACTGCGGGACGGGGCACAGTGGAATCATGAGCGCGGTTGGCAGTACAAGGACGTCGAATTCGTCGCCGAGGTCATCTCCAAGGGCACTGCCGAGAACGACTACTACGCCAAGAAGTACGCATACGCCACAGCCGGAGTCCCTGCCTATCTGATCGTGGATCCGTACGAGGGCCAGTGTCACCTCTACACCTGCCCCAAGGAGGGCGACAACGGCATCGACTATGCCAGCGATCTCCCGTTCTCCTTCGGCTACGAGGTCGACCTGACCTGCACGCCGGCCGACCTCGTCCTCAAGACCGACGACTTCCCCCGCGACTGA
- a CDS encoding MFS transporter, with protein MSTGSGADSAPAPTALDKDPAGKSSMFSSLKIRNYRLFASGAVVSNTGTWMARITQDWLVLSLTGSSAAVGITTAMQFLPMLLFGLYGGVIADRFAKRKLLFCTQGAMSISGLFLAALTLTGNVQVWHVYLAAFFTGLVTVVDNPTRQSFVSEMVGPDQVRNAVSLNSANFQSARLVGPAVASGLTAAVGPGWAFLANGLSFLAPLTGLLLMRTSELHHTPRKPRGKGQLREGLNYVSKHPELIWPIVLVGFIGTFGFNFPIWMSAFADDIFHGGVGMYGLFNTLMAVGSLAGALLAARRGTSRLRLLAGAAIAFGVLQMVAAFAPDLWMFVALIIPIGILGLTVNVTANSSVQMATDPEMRGRVMSLFMMVFTGGTPLGGPLFGWLADAYGVRLSMAVGGLVCALAAVGVGLMLARAANLRLKVDLRRGRQHVQFVPREQLATAA; from the coding sequence TTGAGTACGGGATCCGGAGCAGACTCCGCCCCCGCACCAACCGCCCTCGACAAAGACCCTGCCGGTAAGTCGTCGATGTTCAGCTCGCTGAAGATCCGCAACTACCGGCTCTTCGCCTCCGGCGCCGTTGTCTCCAACACCGGTACGTGGATGGCCCGCATCACCCAGGACTGGCTGGTCCTGAGCCTCACCGGATCGTCCGCGGCCGTGGGCATCACCACCGCGATGCAGTTCCTGCCGATGCTGCTCTTCGGCCTGTACGGCGGCGTCATCGCCGACCGGTTCGCCAAGCGGAAGCTGCTCTTCTGCACCCAGGGCGCGATGAGCATCAGCGGCCTCTTCCTCGCCGCGCTCACGCTCACCGGCAACGTCCAGGTCTGGCACGTCTACCTGGCGGCCTTCTTCACCGGCCTCGTCACGGTCGTCGACAACCCGACCCGGCAGTCCTTCGTCTCCGAGATGGTGGGCCCGGACCAGGTCCGCAACGCGGTCTCGCTCAACTCGGCGAACTTCCAGTCGGCGCGGCTCGTCGGCCCCGCCGTGGCGAGCGGACTGACGGCGGCCGTCGGCCCCGGCTGGGCGTTCCTCGCCAACGGCCTTTCCTTCCTCGCGCCGCTGACCGGCCTGCTCCTGATGCGTACGAGCGAGCTGCACCACACCCCGCGCAAGCCGCGGGGCAAGGGCCAGCTGCGAGAAGGCCTGAACTACGTGTCGAAGCATCCCGAACTGATCTGGCCGATCGTCCTCGTCGGCTTCATCGGCACCTTCGGGTTCAACTTCCCGATCTGGATGAGCGCCTTCGCGGACGACATCTTCCACGGCGGCGTGGGGATGTACGGGCTGTTCAACACCCTGATGGCGGTCGGCTCGCTGGCCGGTGCGCTGCTCGCGGCGCGCCGCGGCACATCACGCCTGCGGCTGCTCGCCGGGGCGGCGATCGCCTTCGGTGTCCTGCAGATGGTGGCGGCCTTCGCGCCCGACCTGTGGATGTTCGTCGCGCTGATCATCCCGATCGGCATCCTCGGTCTGACGGTGAACGTCACCGCCAACTCCTCGGTCCAGATGGCCACGGACCCCGAGATGCGCGGCCGCGTCATGTCCCTGTTCATGATGGTCTTCACCGGCGGTACGCCGCTGGGCGGCCCGCTCTTCGGCTGGCTCGCCGACGCGTACGGCGTCCGCCTGAGCATGGCCGTCGGCGGTCTCGTCTGCGCGCTCGCCGCGGTGGGCGTCGGCCTGATGCTGGCCCGGGCGGCGAACCTTCGCCTGAAGGTGGATCTGCGGCGCGGCCGGCAGCATGTGCAGTTCGTGCCGAGGGAGCAGCTGGCTACGGCGGCGTGA
- the thpR gene encoding RNA 2',3'-cyclic phosphodiesterase: MRLFAAVLPPAPVTAELTQATAKLKSLPGADDLRWTAPQGWHFTLAFMAEVEDTTVPELSDRLSRAAKRTAPFPLSLHGGGHFGDRALWAGAAGDIDALRLLAARADAAARKSGITMEEHRHYRPHLTLARGKGEPPLAPYAEALAAFQGEEWTVTELTLVRSNLPKSGMPGERPRYEVVGRWPLGGAG, encoded by the coding sequence ATGAGACTCTTCGCGGCAGTCCTGCCCCCCGCCCCGGTCACGGCCGAACTCACCCAGGCCACAGCCAAGTTGAAATCCCTGCCGGGCGCGGACGACCTCCGCTGGACCGCCCCGCAGGGCTGGCACTTCACCCTCGCCTTCATGGCAGAGGTCGAGGACACCACAGTCCCGGAGCTCTCCGACCGCCTGTCCCGCGCGGCCAAGCGCACGGCCCCCTTCCCCCTCTCCCTGCACGGCGGAGGCCACTTCGGCGACCGGGCGCTGTGGGCCGGCGCCGCGGGCGACATCGACGCCCTGCGTCTGCTCGCCGCCCGCGCGGACGCCGCGGCCCGCAAGTCCGGCATCACCATGGAGGAGCACCGCCACTACCGCCCCCACCTCACCCTGGCCCGCGGCAAGGGCGAGCCACCCCTCGCCCCGTACGCCGAAGCCCTCGCCGCATTCCAGGGCGAGGAGTGGACGGTGACCGAGCTGACCCTCGTACGCAGCAATCTGCCCAAGAGCGGGATGCCGGGGGAGCGGCCCCGTTACGAGGTGGTCGGGCGCTGGCCGCTCGGCGGCGCCGGTTAA
- a CDS encoding MarR family winged helix-turn-helix transcriptional regulator, translating into MDNVVDDKKVNQVDDSRKGDSSENPESDGRGYELPLLLFAGFRTLIDQLHAELARQGHPDARPAHGFAMQAIGMQGASASEVGRRLGVSKQAAGKTIDRLIALGYAARTDDPADARRKLVRLTPHGIDALARSAAIFEELHAEWARQLGTRRLRAMEDDLRTVVPPEAFRLDAAGWMGGS; encoded by the coding sequence ATGGACAACGTGGTTGACGATAAGAAGGTAAACCAGGTTGACGATTCCCGCAAGGGGGATTCCTCGGAGAATCCTGAGAGCGACGGGCGGGGCTACGAGCTGCCCCTGCTCCTCTTCGCCGGGTTCCGCACCCTCATCGACCAGCTGCACGCCGAGCTGGCCCGGCAGGGGCACCCGGACGCCCGCCCCGCGCACGGCTTCGCCATGCAGGCCATCGGGATGCAGGGCGCCAGCGCCAGTGAGGTCGGGCGACGGCTCGGCGTCTCCAAGCAGGCCGCGGGCAAGACGATCGACCGCCTCATCGCCCTCGGCTACGCGGCACGCACCGACGACCCCGCCGACGCCCGCCGCAAGCTGGTCCGGCTGACGCCGCACGGCATCGACGCGCTCGCCCGTTCGGCGGCGATCTTCGAGGAGCTGCACGCGGAGTGGGCGAGGCAGTTGGGCACGCGACGCCTCCGCGCCATGGAGGACGACCTCCGCACCGTCGTCCCACCGGAGGCGTTCCGGCTCGACGCGGCGGGGTGGATGGGCGGTTCGTGA
- a CDS encoding carboxymuconolactone decarboxylase family protein encodes MFAEHTVETAPAESRAAMERTAAAFGKTPSAVARLAESPELLNGFLELSASFERSTLEPVAREVVIMTIAVRNDCHICVTMHTGKLRKLGAGTGLITALREGRALEDERLEAVRQFTLEVLATAGGVDDEQLKAFLSHGYTERNALEVVLGIGTYTMSTLANRLTRAT; translated from the coding sequence TTGTTCGCTGAGCACACTGTGGAGACCGCACCGGCCGAGTCGCGCGCCGCGATGGAGCGCACGGCAGCCGCCTTCGGCAAAACCCCGAGTGCGGTGGCGCGCCTCGCCGAGTCACCCGAACTCCTCAATGGCTTCCTGGAGTTGAGCGCGAGCTTCGAGCGCTCGACGCTGGAGCCGGTGGCCCGGGAGGTCGTCATCATGACGATCGCCGTACGCAACGACTGCCACATCTGCGTCACCATGCACACGGGGAAGCTGCGCAAGCTGGGCGCGGGGACGGGGCTGATCACCGCGCTGCGGGAGGGCCGGGCCCTGGAGGATGAACGGCTCGAAGCCGTACGGCAGTTCACGCTGGAGGTCCTTGCGACCGCGGGCGGTGTCGATGATGAGCAGCTGAAGGCGTTCCTGTCCCACGGCTACACGGAGCGGAACGCGTTGGAGGTCGTGCTCGGCATCGGTACGTACACGATGTCGACGTTGGCGAATCGGCTTACGCGGGCCACGTGA
- a CDS encoding MarR family winged helix-turn-helix transcriptional regulator encodes MPDLSHGDDAAAVNSLRSAVMRLSRRLKHQRVDESLSPTEMSVLGTLARCGHATPGELARKEHVQPPSMTRIVALLEAKGLVRLEPHPEDRRQKVVTQTETAEAMLEESRRKRNGWLAGLAEHLDEDEWARLRAAAPVLEKLAHL; translated from the coding sequence ATGCCGGACCTCTCCCATGGTGACGACGCCGCCGCCGTGAACTCACTGCGCTCCGCCGTGATGCGCCTGTCCCGTCGACTCAAGCACCAGCGGGTCGACGAATCGCTGAGCCCCACCGAAATGTCGGTGCTCGGCACCCTCGCCCGCTGCGGCCACGCCACCCCCGGTGAGCTGGCCCGCAAGGAACATGTGCAGCCGCCGTCGATGACCCGCATCGTGGCGCTGCTCGAAGCCAAGGGTCTCGTCCGTCTTGAGCCGCATCCCGAGGACCGCCGCCAGAAGGTGGTGACCCAGACAGAGACCGCCGAGGCGATGCTCGAGGAGAGCCGCCGCAAGCGGAACGGCTGGCTCGCCGGTCTGGCGGAGCACCTCGACGAGGACGAGTGGGCGCGGCTGCGCGCCGCCGCCCCGGTCCTGGAGAAGCTCGCCCATCTGTAA
- a CDS encoding DUF397 domain-containing protein, translating into MSMELDWFKSSYSGDEGECVEAALSWNKSSYSSEQGECVEAAVHWGKSSYSGSEGECVEVAPDWTKSSHSSGDGECLEAAATPTAIHIRDSKAPTLPHLTLTPTAWTAFLAHATA; encoded by the coding sequence ATGAGCATGGAGCTCGACTGGTTCAAGAGCAGCTACAGCGGCGACGAGGGCGAATGCGTCGAGGCAGCCCTCTCCTGGAACAAGTCCAGCTACAGCAGCGAGCAGGGAGAGTGCGTCGAAGCCGCCGTCCACTGGGGCAAGTCCAGCTACAGCGGCAGCGAGGGCGAATGCGTCGAGGTGGCCCCCGACTGGACCAAGTCCAGCCACAGCAGCGGCGACGGCGAATGCCTAGAGGCAGCCGCAACCCCCACCGCCATCCACATCCGCGACTCCAAGGCCCCCACCCTCCCCCACCTCACGCTCACCCCCACCGCCTGGACCGCATTCCTCGCCCACGCCACCGCGTAA
- a CDS encoding ribbon-helix-helix protein, CopG family produces MGSTVLSLRIDGELLDRLKQHAAKRGMSVQDYVVRTLIRDDFDERFATSVEETEKFYGAA; encoded by the coding sequence ATGGGATCGACAGTGCTCAGCCTGCGGATAGACGGTGAGCTGCTCGACCGGCTCAAGCAGCACGCCGCCAAAAGAGGGATGAGCGTCCAGGACTATGTGGTCCGGACGCTCATCCGTGATGACTTCGACGAACGCTTTGCGACGTCCGTCGAGGAGACAGAGAAGTTCTACGGGGCCGCGTGA
- a CDS encoding DUF2530 domain-containing protein encodes MAKWTPKHEAPEPLEGPVVATITGGTILWFVLFLVQLPFYGWFDDRDATWWVWTCLAGAGLGLIGIWYVRGRDAALKRAAEDSAHGAAE; translated from the coding sequence ATGGCGAAGTGGACCCCCAAGCACGAGGCGCCGGAGCCCCTGGAGGGCCCCGTCGTCGCCACCATCACGGGCGGCACGATCCTCTGGTTCGTCCTCTTCCTGGTCCAGCTGCCGTTCTATGGCTGGTTCGACGACCGCGACGCCACCTGGTGGGTGTGGACCTGCCTCGCCGGGGCCGGTCTCGGCCTGATCGGCATCTGGTACGTCCGTGGGCGCGACGCCGCGCTCAAGCGAGCCGCCGAAGATTCGGCGCACGGGGCCGCGGAGTAG
- a CDS encoding calcium-binding protein, whose translation MSSTTHSRSLPRRLRTRLTVLVSALALALYGMLAVAGPAHADDHIQITDSADPVPANIPYDYIVTIPEPLFEGGFGDATIDLSGAAATFTGAVTSNNVSLSCSASGTHASCFPQFNPGNDPITITATVLPTAAGIVTADAELVGMGPLGSASTTTTIGPGGPSGADLSTAVSDTPDPVALGDSFTDTVTVANNGPGAATSVDTSVTYTGAAVSVGSVSSSQGTCTPSGSTVNCSLGSLAASGSATVTVTVEPAATGTVTATATSSAVEDDPTPGNNSDSESTTVNNANGCTITGTGGADTINGTVDSDVICALGGNDTVNADNADDTVYGGAGNDTLNGGNGEDTLNGGDGDDTLNGNNGNDTINAGPGDDTADGGNGTDTCPGTEHPTSCTA comes from the coding sequence ATGTCTTCGACCACGCACTCCCGGTCCTTACCGCGCAGACTGCGCACCCGGCTGACCGTCCTGGTCTCCGCCCTCGCGCTGGCCCTGTACGGAATGCTCGCCGTCGCCGGACCCGCGCACGCGGACGATCACATCCAGATCACCGACTCGGCCGACCCGGTCCCGGCCAACATCCCGTACGACTACATCGTGACCATCCCCGAGCCGCTGTTCGAGGGCGGCTTCGGCGATGCCACCATCGACCTCAGTGGCGCCGCGGCCACCTTCACCGGAGCCGTCACCTCCAACAACGTGTCCTTGTCGTGCAGCGCGTCCGGCACCCACGCGTCCTGCTTCCCGCAGTTCAACCCGGGAAATGACCCCATCACCATCACCGCGACGGTGCTGCCGACCGCTGCCGGGATCGTCACTGCCGACGCCGAGCTGGTGGGCATGGGGCCCCTCGGGTCCGCCAGCACCACCACCACGATCGGCCCCGGAGGGCCCAGCGGCGCCGACCTGTCCACGGCCGTCTCCGACACCCCCGACCCAGTCGCGCTCGGCGACTCCTTCACCGACACCGTGACCGTCGCCAACAACGGCCCAGGCGCCGCCACTTCGGTCGATACCTCCGTCACCTACACGGGCGCCGCGGTCTCCGTGGGCAGCGTGTCCTCCAGCCAGGGCACCTGCACGCCCAGCGGCTCCACGGTGAACTGTTCCCTGGGTTCGCTGGCCGCCAGCGGCTCGGCCACCGTGACGGTCACCGTTGAACCCGCCGCCACCGGCACCGTCACCGCGACGGCCACCAGCAGCGCCGTCGAGGACGACCCGACGCCCGGCAACAACAGCGACTCCGAGTCCACCACCGTCAACAACGCCAACGGCTGCACGATCACGGGCACCGGCGGCGCCGACACGATCAACGGCACCGTCGACAGCGACGTGATCTGCGCGCTGGGCGGCAACGACACCGTGAACGCCGACAACGCCGACGACACCGTCTACGGGGGCGCCGGAAACGACACCCTCAATGGCGGCAACGGCGAAGACACCCTCAACGGTGGCGACGGCGACGACACCCTGAACGGGAACAACGGCAACGACACCATCAACGCCGGGCCCGGGGACGACACCGCCGACGGCGGCAACGGAACGGACACGTGCCCCGGCACTGAGCACCCGACCAGCTGCACCGCCTAG
- a CDS encoding helix-turn-helix transcriptional regulator encodes MHSGERGSETFGALLRFFRERAGITQEALGSHVQYSKSQVAMVERGERPPRGTLVEIADEVLSAQGALLLLAEKEFRESGLRPWTEDYLAEERQASALHVYQSHVIPGSLQTEAYARAIYNCHCPALDDDEIEQRVTARLARQQLFQRKPAPVISYVLEQSTLARPLGGPMALKEQLHHILGIGRLRHVEIQVMPHDRQAHAGLNGPMILLESAEHRQLAYVEGPRGGYFICEQPDLGSLFARYGILRAQALNPDESARLIEEAAETL; translated from the coding sequence GTGCACTCAGGTGAACGCGGGTCGGAGACGTTCGGCGCGCTGCTGCGGTTCTTCCGCGAGCGGGCCGGGATTACGCAGGAGGCGCTGGGCTCGCATGTCCAGTACTCCAAGTCGCAGGTGGCGATGGTGGAGCGGGGAGAGCGGCCGCCGAGGGGCACGCTCGTCGAGATCGCGGACGAGGTACTGAGTGCACAAGGTGCACTTCTGCTGCTCGCGGAGAAGGAGTTCAGGGAGAGCGGGCTTCGGCCGTGGACCGAGGATTACCTCGCCGAGGAGAGGCAGGCGTCCGCCCTTCACGTGTACCAGAGCCATGTGATCCCCGGTTCGCTCCAGACGGAGGCGTATGCGCGGGCGATCTACAACTGCCATTGCCCGGCGCTGGACGACGACGAGATCGAGCAGCGGGTGACAGCTCGACTAGCGCGCCAACAGCTATTCCAGCGCAAGCCAGCGCCCGTCATTAGCTACGTACTGGAACAGAGCACGCTCGCACGGCCGCTGGGTGGGCCCATGGCTCTCAAAGAACAGTTGCACCACATCCTCGGCATCGGCCGCTTGCGCCATGTCGAGATCCAGGTCATGCCGCACGACCGGCAAGCCCATGCGGGGCTGAACGGGCCCATGATCCTTCTGGAATCAGCCGAGCATCGCCAGCTCGCCTACGTCGAGGGCCCGAGGGGCGGCTACTTCATCTGCGAACAGCCGGACCTGGGAAGCCTGTTCGCACGGTATGGCATTCTGCGAGCACAGGCTCTCAACCCTGACGAGTCCGCGAGGCTGATCGAAGAGGCGGCAGAGACACTATGA
- a CDS encoding aldo/keto reductase, translating into MKYTQLGRTGLKVSRLTLGTMNFGPQTNEADSHTIMDAALGAGINYFDTANVYGWSPNKGRTEEIIGTWFAQGGERRDKVVLATKLYGSMAVDGEAPWPNHDKLSALNIRRSVEASLRRLQTDYIDIYQFHHIDRRTPFEEIWQAVDVLVQQGKILYAGSSNFPGYKIAQANEVAARRGSYGLVSEQCLYNLAERSAEMEVIPAAQDYGVGIIPWSPLHGGLLGGVLKKEGEGSRRTGGRAAAELAKPEVRAQVKAYEELLDKHGLEPGEVALAWLLTRPGVTAPIVGPRTAEQLDSALRAVELELSDEVLGSLDEIFPGPGPSPESFAW; encoded by the coding sequence ATGAAGTACACGCAGCTGGGACGCACAGGGCTCAAGGTCAGCCGGCTCACGCTCGGGACCATGAACTTCGGGCCGCAGACCAACGAGGCCGACAGCCACACGATCATGGACGCCGCGCTCGGCGCGGGGATCAACTACTTCGACACCGCCAATGTCTACGGCTGGAGCCCGAACAAGGGCCGCACCGAGGAGATCATCGGCACCTGGTTCGCGCAGGGCGGCGAGCGGCGCGACAAGGTCGTGCTCGCCACCAAGCTGTACGGGAGCATGGCCGTCGACGGAGAAGCGCCGTGGCCCAACCACGACAAGCTCTCCGCGCTCAACATCCGCCGGTCGGTGGAGGCGTCGCTGCGGCGGCTGCAGACCGACTACATCGACATCTACCAGTTCCATCACATCGACCGCCGGACCCCTTTCGAGGAGATCTGGCAGGCCGTCGACGTGCTCGTGCAGCAGGGGAAGATCCTGTACGCCGGGTCCTCCAACTTCCCCGGGTACAAGATCGCCCAGGCGAACGAGGTGGCCGCACGGCGCGGCAGCTACGGCCTCGTCAGCGAGCAGTGCCTGTACAACCTCGCCGAGCGCAGCGCCGAGATGGAGGTCATCCCAGCCGCCCAGGACTACGGCGTCGGGATCATCCCGTGGTCGCCGCTGCACGGCGGTCTCCTTGGCGGCGTACTGAAGAAGGAAGGCGAGGGCTCGCGTCGTACCGGTGGGCGGGCCGCGGCGGAACTCGCCAAGCCGGAGGTACGCGCGCAGGTCAAGGCGTACGAGGAACTGCTCGACAAGCACGGCCTTGAGCCGGGCGAGGTCGCGCTGGCCTGGCTGCTCACCCGGCCCGGCGTGACCGCGCCGATCGTCGGGCCGCGCACGGCCGAGCAGCTCGACTCCGCGTTGCGGGCGGTCGAGCTCGAGCTGTCCGATGAGGTTCTGGGCTCGCTGGACGAGATCTTCCCCGGGCCGGGGCCGTCTCCGGAGTCCTTCGCCTGGTAG